The following are from one region of the Corylus avellana chromosome ca1, CavTom2PMs-1.0 genome:
- the LOC132168272 gene encoding UPF0481 protein At3g47200-like has translation MENIMTCPPTRDSIAKEVEKCEESVIDIPPEWPECCIYRIPKQLRMVKVEAYTPKLVSIGPFHHRAAELKDMEKHKQRYLKHFLTRAWKSEEDLLKFIKDREVKIRHSYSEDCELESGNFVQMILLDAIFIIELFLKVTDNDEKEAKRKEEEDCKKESDYILSKPWLKEGILHDLILLENQLPFFVLEELYMFALGEVEGQQIKEHKLEDLKKEDSPLFVKLSRNCFGCLSHHQEGQQIKEHKEDTPFVE, from the coding sequence ATGGAAAACATCATGACGTGCCCCCCAACTCGTGATTCCATTGCAAAAGAAGTTGAGAAATGCGAAGAGTCGGTGATTGACATTCCTCCGGAATGGCCAGAATGCTGTATCTACAGGATTCCCAAGCAACTGCGCATGGTAAAAGTAGAAGCCTACACCCCTAAGCTAGTCTCAATAGGACCCTTTCATCACAGGGCAGCTGAATTGAAGGACATGGAAAAGCACAAACAGAGATATTTGAAGCATTTCTTAACACGGGCCTGGAAGAGTGAGGAGGATCTTCTAAAGTTCATCAAAGACAGGGAAGTAAAAATCCGTCATTCCTATTCAGAAGACTGTGAACTCGAAAGTGGTAATTTTGTGCAAATGATTCTATTGGATGCCATCTTTATAATTGAGCTCTTTTTAAAGGTTACAGACAATGATGAGAAAGAGGCtaagaggaaagaagaagaagattgtaaaaaagaaagtgattaCATATTAAGTAAACCATGGCTAAAAGAAGGCATACTACATGATTTGATATTACTTGAGAATCAACTTCCTTTCTTTGTTCTTGAGGAATTATATATGTTCGCCTTGGGTGAAGTAGAAGGCCAACAAATTAAGGAACACAAGCTGGAGGACCTGAAGAAAGAGGATTCTCCATTATTTGTCAAGCTTTCTCGCAATTGCTTTGGATGCCTCAGCCATCACCAAGAAGGCCAACAAATTAAGGAACACAAAGAGGATACTCCATTTGTCGAGTGA